In Besnoitia besnoiti strain Bb-Ger1 chromosome I, whole genome shotgun sequence, the genomic window AGAGATGTCTCAGAAAACggcgcacacacgcgagCAGTTCGGTGAGGACTAGCTGCTCGGTTGGGTATCTCTGGGTGAGGCCGCGTCCTGTGCAAGGAGTGGGGGAGGGGCGGTGGTGGGGGTGCGCACGACTCGCCACCGCACAACACAGACTCGTGCCTgctccgcgcctccctcggtGTGCGTCAGgtggcgcggacgccgcttGAGCATCTCTGACTGGCCGTAGGCGATGCAGGACAAGCGACCTGGATGCTACGATTGAGCGAACGCCATCAAGACAGATGCATTCAGTAcacacgcgcgtctctctaAAACTTCTAGTTGCACTGCAGCATGAAGATAGCTCCGCTCTTTTCGCAGCGGCCACCGAGCCGGCAtgtggcgcggcgggcgagtcaaacgaggcgagcggaaCGTTAAAAATGACCGCGTCGCCCCGCTCATACGTGGCGCCGCACGTCCCTCTCAGGTGATCCCCCCAGGCGACCAAGAGATAACGTGGGCACTTGCGTGAGACGAAGCAGGTTGGACACGAAGTGTTGAGAAGGAAAGAGGGTTTTGGAAGCATTTGACCTCAGACTATGGGTGTCGGAGGCGCATGTCAGGCTGTCGCGGCTGGGCGCCAGTGCTAAATTTGCGGGGATCGAGCTAATGATTTTGGCGATCAGGACGTGTTtgctgctgcttccgctGATGAACGAGCTTTAGGAAGCGGCGTCAACGTTGTCACTAAAGTATCCGCGGCGTACAGagccacgcacacgcagcgaaTTGCAGCTGTCTCAACCAAGAGACAGCGAAACTGAAGTgactcgtctccgcgcgatGCGCCCCTCGCGCGTGCAACAGACCTGCTGCCAAAACAGAGGCTGTACGCTCATATCTGCGGATTACCTGAGTGGAACGGTACTCCCTGCCTGAACACGCTAAAACTGCGAGGAACTCTGCGAAGAGCTGCGCGGTCAGCCGGTGCGCCCCACGCGTCGCGATTTTGACCTTGCCCCTGGGCGCACAactctgtgtctctgcgcatgcgctaGCGGAAAGAATTCGGCGATAAAGGATGAAAAAAAAGTTGACAACAGAGAAAGCCAGTGAGGCGTACAGTTTCCGAGAGATTAACGGAGACATCGATGTCGCTTCAAAGCAGGATAGGATACGTCGTGGCCTTCGAATATGAGGGCTTtttggcgcatgcgcagaacATCCTGCGCACAGCTACTCCGCGTGAGAATGTTGCACTCGCACGCGTTCGCCTTCAACTACtcaagacgagagagaggaacgcgGTAGAGCATCTCATTCTTTTTATTCGTCCCATATTGCCGCTTTCCTTTCTTCCGTAGGTCTTCGTCTACCTCTCCCGTCTCCCTGCGCGTTCGTAGCGCCGACAGAGGGCGCCCCCTCCTTGCGGCAGGCAAGCGCGCCAGCTGTATTTGCCTCGTGGTCCGCCTTGGCTTTTATGTGCTCCCATTTTCAATCCTTCTTCACTTCCGCTTGCGTTCTTTTTCATTCCGTTTGTGCGGCGTGCTTGGTCTGTGCCTCCCACTCTCCTTCGTTTGTTGTGCCCTTTCGAAACGAGCTGCCGGCGAAGGATCTGACTGAGGCTTGTACCCTGGAAGAAGCTGAGAAcagctgtacatacactAGTGTGGAAACCGGGAGAACGAAAACACGCCAAGTTGAAACTGAAGATTCGAAGATGTAGATGCATGTGCTCACATACCACATGCAAACCTGCATAAAACCTAGCCACTGCTATCGGTATTCGTTCGATTCTATCATCAGTTTGGTTTCTCTTCAGatccgcctgctgcgcccgctTCTGTTGATGTTCTTCGATATCGAGATGGAGCTTCTTCATTTTCTTCCGCGGAGGTGTTTGCTTCGGGCGgtgccttcctctccgcccACCTCGGCTCTTTTTTTTGTATCTTCTTCCGCGGTGCGGTGCCTGCATTCTTCCTCTGCTCGCTTTCTGCGAAGAAGGCACGTCTCTGCTGTGCGGAGTGAAGCGCCAAGAGAGCCTTCGAGCCgatcctccgcctcctcttctccgaTTCCCCCAGAgagctcctcgccgtctttcAGCGCGCGCTGCAACGCTCGGGTCTCGGATTCCCACCGCACTTCAACTTCCcccttctccgcttcttcctcctcactcgcgtcgttctcttcttcgcagccTTCTCCCTCCGAGGCTGCCTGCTCTCCGCTTTCACCAGATCTCGCGTCGTCTGGGAAGGATGCAGACGACATCAcgaagcgcctgcggcaaaTCTGGGCTGGACAGAGGCTGcatgccgccgcgccaggctcgcatgcgctgcagaCACCTCGGGATGACTTTCCGCCATACCCCCCTTCTCTgtcgtcgcggcctgcgaggctTTCTCGAGAGGAGGATCTCCTCGCTTTCGCaccttcctctccgtcgtcacGTGGCGCGTCGTCCTTCGCATCTTCAACTTCTGCGTCCGGGGCattcggcgtctccgctgacCCGCATTTCTCCTGGGAAGCGCTCACGGGGGAAGTCTGGCGAGAGtcagcgagaggagaccagagcagacgccgagagtTTCCCGGCCGGCGAGTAGAGCCTCCGAAAACAGATGATCTGCCTTCTTCTGGCGaaccgcggcgctgcagagatcCGGTTGCCcgaaacgaagacgaggccgccgccttcgtcgtctctggGGACACCAGAAAtccgcgacagcgcggcgtcgtcgtaAAGATTCACCATCGCCGGATCTGTGGCTTCATCGGTGAGTGTGGAGACGGCTAAAATCTGCGtgcttttctcctctctgtcaggctcgccgccagagacgcacgcgaccGCGTTTGCCGGGTGCGAGTCCACCCGGTGTGTGGACGCCTGAGACAtcacgcgccgcggaggcgagaactGCGGGCTTCGTTCTTCGCACCAGGCACCCAGTCGAGTCGTCGTTTTTGTGTTTAGCACGGATGTTTGAGGGACGCCCGCGCACGCCGGTGGGTGGCTGGCGTATGTGGAGCCGCGATTTAGCTTCGAGACGCCCCGCGCTCTGTGGTGCCGCCTGCATGCCGAATAAATACCCCGCTGCGTGCATCCCATGAGTGACCGTCCTTTTCTCATGCGGCCGATTAAATCGACCGACACGGACGTGCGCTGAACCGAGTCCCCAGTCAGCTTCAGATTATGTTGGCTGCCCTGTGCAGCCTCTtgtgcggcgtcgcggccttcgggCCTCTACGCCCGCGCGCctacgcgccgcgcgcctgcgcgccgcgcgcctgctgcgtgcCCATggtcgctttctctcttccgcctcctgcccCTTTGCCCGCAGCtcccgacgacggcggcccCCACATTTTTATCCACCGCGATGACTTctgttcgccgtctgcggatCTGCGCCCCTCGTCGAGTTCTGCACCTTCCGCagcttctgcctctgctgcgtcgtcctcgtcagCCTCCAGTGCGTCCATCGGGAGGAGGAGAtcctcgagagcggcgccgtcaGAGGCCGAGGGGACGCGatgcgcggagccgcgcttcctccgctgcgggcAGACAGTCACGTTCGAGGCCGCCTGGGATCCGCTGCACaacgcgccgcgggctgTGCGGGTTCGCTTGGCGgatgaaggcgacgaaggcgaagtgTAGAGGAGGGCAACCATGGGAAGACAGACGTGACGCGCCGGGGAGGCGTCTGAGGGACGGGAAAGCAAGGCTAGATTCGGGGgaaagagacagcgaaggcgctgcggcactCGCAGACGATCACATTTGATTTTATCCTTCGTGCCAAACTCTCTTTATAAGAGGCGAAACTTCCGGCTTCACGAGACATGCGGGACTGCGGGCGCTCCGTGCCTGGCCTGGCAGCTGCGTTTAATACAGTTTTTTGTCTAGAAAGTTTCAAAAAAATATCACCTTGCACCTGAGGGAGAGCCCTCTCTgcgacgtcggcgcgcgACCCCAGCGCCTCACTCGCTTCCCTGAGGAACTCTGCTGTCTTTTGAAGGGGCGACATCCTCTTCAGTTTGCTTTTTTCAGTCATTTCCCACCCCCGTGGCCGTGCGCGCGCCACTGCACACGCCGCTTCACAagccgtcgcgcgcagaTCCGACTACCCCACCTTTTCAAGCGCGGTCTTCCAGGCCCCTCTGCGTGAAGGCAggcatctctctcttctctgtatAGCAGGATTTATGTgccctttctctccctctatCTCGACTTGCTTACATCGATCGACGGAGACCCCGTAGGAAAGGTCGCCCGCTGCTTCGCGTACGCGTCTGCAGTCTCCTCGGGGTGTGACAAGAGAACTTCTGCGACTCAGAGATGTCGTCGGCAGCTGAGTATCTGAAATGCTGTCCGTCATCTGTAGTGACTCGACGGTCGTAGATCAACTCGTAGTCTGCCACG contains:
- a CDS encoding zinc finger, C3HC4 type (RING finger) domain-containing protein (encoded by transcript BESB_007740); translation: MELLHFLPRRCLLRAVPSSPPTSALFFVSSSAVRCLHSSSARFLRRRHVSAVRSEAPREPSSRSSASSSPIPPESSSPSFSARCNARVSDSHRTSTSPFSASSSSLASFSSSQPSPSEAACSPLSPDLASSGKDADDITKRLRQIWAGQRLHAAAPGSHALQTPRDDFPPYPPSLSSRPARLSREEDLLAFAPSSPSSRGASSFASSTSASGAFGVSADPHFSWEALTGEVWRESARGDQSRRREFPGRRVEPPKTDDLPSSGEPRRCRDPVARNEDEAAAFVVSGDTRNPRQRGVVVKIHHRRICGFIGECGDG
- a CDS encoding hypothetical protein (encoded by transcript BESB_007750), with translation MLSDANDSVRQLSPKEWAVRLSEPPSAAGRAAHAGFTEPRGAEGVADYELIYDRRVTTDDGQHFRYSAADDISESQKFSCHTPRRLQTHASPARHVCLPMVALLYTSPSSPSSAKRTRTARGALCSGSQAASNVTVCPQRRKRGSAHRVPSASDGAALEDLLLPMDALEADEDDAAEAEAAEGAELDEGRRSADGEQKSSRWIKMWGPPSSGAAGKGAGGGREKATMGTQQARGAQARGA